The Microbacterium sp. KUDC0406 genome includes a window with the following:
- a CDS encoding cation diffusion facilitator family transporter has protein sequence MHDHAPTDLRSSSNRRLLTISLCLTATVMIVQVIGAILSGSLALLADAAHMFTDSSALVVALIASAVAARPADDRRTFGYQRAEVFGALINAIILIVLMVVVALQGISRLIEPGEVEVAGPLMLTVAVIGMIANAISMWLLSSAQKHSINVRGAYLEVMGDLIGSVMVIIAAIVIVTTGWMPADAIASLVIAVMILPRAISLLREVFSVLAESAPKGTQVSEIREHLRGYDGVVDVHDVHVWQLTRSAPVFTAHVRVEPDVLMDGRAATLLDEFHTCLSDHFDVEHSTFQLEPADRSECEAAHD, from the coding sequence ATGCACGATCACGCTCCGACCGACCTCCGTTCGTCGAGCAACCGCCGACTGCTGACGATCTCGCTGTGCCTGACGGCCACGGTGATGATCGTTCAGGTGATCGGCGCCATCCTCAGCGGCTCGCTCGCCCTGCTGGCCGACGCCGCGCACATGTTCACCGACTCCTCAGCACTGGTGGTCGCGCTGATCGCGAGTGCGGTCGCCGCCCGGCCCGCCGACGACCGGCGCACGTTCGGCTATCAGCGTGCCGAGGTCTTCGGCGCGCTGATCAACGCGATCATTCTCATCGTGCTGATGGTGGTGGTCGCGCTGCAGGGCATCTCCCGGTTGATCGAGCCCGGCGAGGTCGAGGTCGCCGGCCCGCTGATGCTGACCGTGGCCGTGATCGGCATGATCGCCAACGCGATCTCGATGTGGCTGCTCAGCTCGGCCCAGAAGCACAGCATCAACGTGCGCGGCGCCTACCTCGAGGTGATGGGCGACCTGATCGGCTCGGTGATGGTGATCATCGCCGCCATCGTCATCGTGACGACCGGCTGGATGCCGGCAGACGCGATCGCGTCGCTGGTGATCGCGGTCATGATCCTGCCGCGCGCGATCTCGCTGCTGCGCGAGGTCTTCTCCGTGCTCGCCGAGTCGGCGCCGAAGGGTACCCAGGTCAGCGAGATCCGCGAGCATCTGCGCGGCTACGACGGCGTCGTCGACGTGCACGACGTGCACGTCTGGCAGCTCACCCGCAGCGCGCCGGTGTTCACCGCGCACGTGCGCGTCGAGCCCGACGTGCTCATGGACGGACGCGCGGCGACTCTCCTCGACGAGTTCCACACCTGCCTGTCCGATCACTTCGACGTGGAGCACTCCACGTTCCAGCTCGAGCCGGCCGATCGCTCCGAGTGCGAGGCCGCTCACGACTGA